Proteins from a single region of Runella sp. SP2:
- a CDS encoding serine hydrolase, with the protein MLKKFLKISLTQKPTIVILIICITPLLSALAQVNQTISDVVKDSIVARFNRNDFKGIYMLADTSFTKKISESRLVNYLRGNRNSGNIVGIKSQTELRGGISYHLELEARDLNLFLQVTPTKKFSSFGISNVAPQLLAVCPPVKNDNPLRSKMDIAIDSLVREYFRDPNATGLSIGLIKDGKKIIYNYGETQKGKGQLPNSHTVYEIGSITKTFITTILAQAIIDKKVTLTDDITRFLPDSFPNLSYQGQPITLQHLANHTSRLPTLPQNIGEQANFNPLTPEQNYDTILFFKALHEIKLDTLPGYKFEYSNWGIALLGYIMEKVYNQPLGTLLNKYIFVPLKMQSSGYKLSPSDKEKMALVYSENGKQVAFQEGGCLGPAGDIHSSTNDMLHYLEAQLSEKHPIIKLTHEPTKNGIGLGWGIRTNGIYRELQHNGSTQGSTANLTAFPELNSGCFIVVNNRTNIGRLIVGIQKIIKQPANNK; encoded by the coding sequence ATGCTTAAAAAGTTTCTTAAAATTTCCCTCACCCAAAAGCCAACAATTGTAATACTGATTATTTGTATTACACCACTTCTTTCTGCTTTAGCTCAAGTCAACCAAACTATCTCTGATGTAGTAAAAGATTCAATTGTCGCCCGTTTCAATCGAAATGATTTCAAAGGAATTTACATGCTAGCCGATACCTCTTTTACAAAAAAGATTTCCGAGAGCCGATTGGTTAATTACCTGAGAGGTAATCGCAACAGTGGAAATATCGTTGGTATAAAATCACAAACAGAACTCAGAGGTGGCATTTCGTATCATTTGGAGCTTGAAGCCAGAGATCTAAATCTTTTTCTGCAAGTGACACCTACTAAAAAATTCAGCAGTTTTGGAATCTCAAATGTAGCCCCCCAACTTCTTGCAGTATGTCCACCTGTAAAAAATGACAATCCACTTAGAAGCAAAATGGATATAGCCATTGACAGTCTTGTGCGAGAATACTTCCGTGATCCCAATGCCACTGGACTGTCTATAGGTCTTATAAAAGATGGAAAAAAAATCATATATAACTACGGAGAAACACAGAAGGGCAAGGGTCAATTACCTAATTCACACACGGTTTATGAAATAGGCTCCATAACAAAGACATTTATCACAACCATATTGGCTCAAGCAATAATTGATAAAAAAGTAACGCTTACTGATGATATTACACGCTTTTTACCTGACAGTTTTCCTAATTTAAGCTACCAAGGACAACCTATTACGCTACAACACTTAGCCAATCACACGTCCCGTTTGCCCACATTACCCCAGAACATTGGCGAACAAGCCAACTTTAATCCCCTCACTCCAGAACAAAATTATGACACAATCCTATTCTTTAAGGCATTGCATGAAATAAAATTAGATACACTTCCTGGCTACAAATTTGAATACTCCAATTGGGGAATAGCTTTATTAGGGTATATTATGGAAAAGGTCTATAATCAGCCTTTAGGTACTTTGCTCAATAAATACATTTTTGTTCCACTGAAAATGCAATCCAGCGGCTATAAACTTAGCCCATCAGATAAAGAAAAAATGGCATTGGTTTACAGTGAAAATGGAAAACAGGTCGCTTTTCAGGAAGGAGGATGTCTGGGGCCTGCGGGAGATATTCACTCATCTACGAATGACATGCTACATTATTTAGAAGCACAACTTTCAGAAAAACACCCTATTATTAAACTAACGCATGAACCCACAAAAAATGGAATTGGGTTGGGTTGGGGAATACGAACTAACGGTATATATCGAGAGTTACAGCACAATGGCAGTACTCAAGGCTCTACCGCTAACTTAACAGCATTCCCTGAATTGAATAGTGGATGTTTTATCGTAGTAAACAACAGAACCAACATAGGGCGATTAATTGTCGGTATTCAAAAAATAATCAAACAACCAGCAAACAACAAATAA
- a CDS encoding LytTR family DNA-binding domain-containing protein has product MKIKTLVVDDDVNWQKIIGKFVQMHPNLELVGVCGSAMEGYGKMSDVEVDLLICDIEMPEMSGLSFVKSIRHRPFVIFVTAHRDYALDCYEVSPVDFLLKPLELDRFLMAIEKVKERFVNVEETSHVEPYFFVRENSNYIQIAYKDVLYMKAQENYLQIVTKQASYSPIVSISKMEEQLRGEVFMRVHRSYLVHRSAIQAITKNEIVLTSGDSIPIGEQYRNQITRKHIEGNLISRIL; this is encoded by the coding sequence ATGAAAATCAAAACACTGGTTGTTGATGATGATGTAAACTGGCAAAAAATCATTGGGAAATTTGTACAAATGCACCCCAATTTGGAGCTTGTGGGCGTGTGCGGATCTGCAATGGAAGGTTACGGTAAAATGAGCGATGTTGAAGTCGATTTACTGATTTGCGACATCGAAATGCCCGAAATGTCAGGTTTAAGCTTTGTAAAAAGCATCCGACATCGCCCATTTGTTATATTTGTTACAGCACATCGTGACTATGCCTTGGATTGTTATGAGGTATCGCCAGTGGATTTTTTGCTTAAACCGCTTGAATTAGACCGTTTCTTGATGGCGATTGAGAAGGTAAAAGAACGTTTTGTCAATGTGGAAGAAACTAGCCACGTTGAGCCTTACTTTTTTGTTAGAGAAAACTCTAATTACATACAAATCGCCTACAAAGATGTGCTCTACATGAAAGCCCAGGAAAATTACCTGCAAATTGTGACAAAGCAGGCATCATATTCCCCGATTGTGTCTATTTCAAAAATGGAGGAGCAACTTCGTGGCGAGGTGTTTATGCGGGTGCATCGATCCTATTTGGTACATCGTTCGGCGATTCAGGCTATTACAAAAAATGAAATTGTTTTAACCTCTGGCGATTCAATACCGATTGGGGAGCAATACCGCAACCAAATTACGCGCAAACACATTGAGGGAAACCTGATCAGTCGTATCCTATAG
- a CDS encoding exo-alpha-sialidase, whose amino-acid sequence MKSHFYFLLFAFICCKTTFAQSPIVQSTLIFQPQEKHVHGSSLVALPNGDFLSVWFYGSGERTADDVKIMGSRLKKGQTKWSEPFEMADTPLLPDCNPVLFLNQKGTLFLVWIAVQANQWEQSILRFKTSTDYNGNGAPVWNWQDNILLKPDDRFAKEVADKFKKLPEYTAGWAGYAPKYDNMVIEAAKDATKRSIGWMTRIKPLQFDNGRIVLPLYSDGYNFSMMAISDDFGATWRPSLPLVGRGPIQPALAVRKNGNLIAYLRDSGDAPTRVHVSESSDQGESWTASVKSDIPNTASVELLNLQDGRLAFLGNDIEDGRYRVSLYLSDDEGKTWKWKTRLEDHPRDKGGYSYPCLIQTPDGLLHITYSAHADNKNKSIKYVVVNPKLVKNQ is encoded by the coding sequence ATGAAATCTCATTTTTATTTCCTCCTCTTTGCCTTTATTTGTTGTAAAACCACTTTTGCCCAATCTCCCATCGTCCAATCGACGCTGATTTTTCAACCCCAAGAAAAACACGTCCACGGAAGTAGCCTTGTCGCTTTGCCCAACGGTGATTTTCTTTCGGTATGGTTTTATGGCAGCGGTGAACGTACGGCCGACGATGTGAAAATCATGGGTTCTCGACTCAAAAAAGGACAAACGAAATGGAGCGAGCCGTTTGAAATGGCCGATACCCCACTCCTCCCCGACTGCAATCCTGTGTTGTTTTTAAACCAAAAAGGCACTTTGTTTTTGGTATGGATTGCCGTACAAGCCAATCAATGGGAACAGTCGATTCTTCGGTTTAAAACATCAACGGATTATAACGGCAACGGTGCGCCCGTTTGGAATTGGCAAGACAATATTTTGCTTAAACCCGACGACCGTTTTGCCAAAGAAGTAGCCGACAAATTCAAAAAACTACCCGAATACACCGCAGGATGGGCGGGTTATGCCCCCAAATACGACAACATGGTCATCGAAGCCGCCAAAGATGCCACCAAAAGAAGCATCGGATGGATGACGCGCATCAAGCCGCTTCAGTTTGACAACGGTCGGATTGTTTTGCCTCTTTATTCCGACGGATATAATTTTTCGATGATGGCTATTTCGGACGATTTTGGTGCGACTTGGCGTCCTAGCCTTCCTTTGGTGGGTCGTGGGCCAATTCAGCCTGCGTTGGCCGTACGTAAAAACGGCAACCTCATCGCCTACCTCCGCGACAGTGGCGATGCGCCCACGCGCGTTCACGTGAGCGAATCGTCCGACCAAGGGGAATCGTGGACGGCTTCGGTCAAGAGTGACATTCCAAACACCGCGAGTGTCGAATTGTTGAATTTGCAAGATGGGCGGTTGGCCTTTCTTGGCAACGACATTGAAGACGGTCGCTACCGTGTCAGCCTGTATCTTTCTGACGACGAGGGCAAGACGTGGAAATGGAAAACCCGCTTAGAAGACCATCCCCGCGACAAAGGCGGTTATTCGTACCCTTGCCTCATCCAAACACCCGACGGGCTTTTGCACATCACTTATTCTGCCCACGCCGACAACAAAAATAAGTCCATCAAATACGTGGTGGTGAATCCTAAATTAGTAAAGAATCAATGA
- a CDS encoding NAD(P)-dependent oxidoreductase, with translation MRILFTGGSGKAGKHVIPYLLEQGHKVLNLDLTPLHHPGVANLTADITDSGQMFNAMTSYTGFDELELGTGVPKFDAVVHFAAVPRILLKPDNETFRVNTVGTYNVIEAAVKLGIKKIIIASSETTYGICFSDGMTDPHSLPLEEDYDVDPMDSYGLSKVVNEKTARSFQRRSGFDIYALRIGNVIEPHEYAELFPHYFNHPEVRRRNAFCYIDARDLGQIVDLCLKKDGLGYQVFNAGNDHNGAVIPSKELAERFFPNVSITRELEEHEALFSNRKICEVLGFKEEHNWRKYVKWE, from the coding sequence ATGCGAATATTATTTACGGGAGGTTCAGGAAAAGCTGGGAAACACGTCATTCCGTACCTGCTCGAACAAGGACATAAAGTGTTGAACCTAGATTTAACGCCGTTACATCATCCAGGAGTAGCTAACCTAACCGCCGATATTACCGATTCGGGGCAAATGTTTAATGCAATGACTTCCTACACGGGTTTTGATGAACTGGAATTGGGTACAGGTGTGCCAAAATTTGATGCAGTTGTGCATTTTGCAGCAGTTCCACGCATTTTGCTAAAGCCTGATAATGAAACGTTTCGGGTCAATACCGTAGGAACTTATAATGTGATTGAAGCGGCCGTAAAATTGGGTATTAAGAAGATTATCATTGCATCGTCGGAGACTACGTATGGTATATGTTTTTCGGATGGGATGACTGACCCTCATTCGTTGCCATTGGAAGAGGATTACGACGTTGACCCAATGGATAGCTACGGGTTGTCGAAAGTAGTAAATGAAAAAACCGCGCGAAGTTTTCAGCGTCGCTCAGGCTTCGATATTTACGCACTTCGTATCGGAAATGTGATTGAGCCGCACGAATACGCAGAACTATTCCCCCATTATTTCAACCACCCCGAAGTACGCCGCCGAAATGCTTTTTGTTACATAGATGCCCGTGATTTGGGGCAAATTGTGGATTTGTGTCTAAAAAAAGATGGCCTTGGTTATCAAGTGTTTAATGCGGGAAATGACCATAATGGCGCTGTTATTCCGAGCAAAGAACTGGCTGAGCGGTTTTTCCCAAATGTATCCATTACACGAGAACTGGAAGAACACGAAGCGCTGTTTTCTAATCGGAAAATTTGTGAGGTGTTGGGATTCAAAGAAGAACACAACTGGCGGAAATATGTAAAATGGGAATAA
- a CDS encoding HU family DNA-binding protein: MTKAELVTRIYRQTDRTKTEVETTLDAMFDVIKDSLSQHQIIYVRGFGNFQNKHRAKRTARNVKRNTLVEVEAHEYPTFKPSKIFIEEVKKSLLEPSL; encoded by the coding sequence ATGACTAAAGCAGAATTGGTAACGCGTATCTATCGACAAACCGACCGTACCAAAACCGAAGTAGAAACAACGCTTGATGCGATGTTTGACGTCATCAAAGACTCACTGAGCCAACACCAAATCATTTATGTGCGCGGTTTTGGCAATTTTCAAAACAAACACCGTGCAAAACGGACGGCGCGCAATGTGAAACGCAATACCCTTGTTGAGGTAGAAGCACACGAATACCCTACTTTTAAACCTTCAAAAATTTTTATTGAAGAAGTTAAAAAAAGCCTCCTTGAGCCTAGCCTATAA
- a CDS encoding SGNH/GDSL hydrolase family protein, with the protein MKKWFIAPVLIFLFCCFSPEKMTWVALGDSITYLNEHHNETGNRITKGYMTMVTEKLPHIQYINQGHNGWTAARIAEKIESLNLVKADVYSIFLGTNDWWGGRPVGTMADYENNTGFGTLYGSFRIIINKFRSLNPDAKIILITPLQRVDFVYIANFKNNAYGSYKDKKGQYLEQFADAIKAIGEREKLPVVDLYHDKKLGHSKLVKFKRLKDPQTGQYRNYSYPDFVNIPFNPETDEYPYPVESIAMTYDGLHPSDAGYEVITKKVVKILKKL; encoded by the coding sequence ATGAAAAAATGGTTCATTGCTCCCGTATTGATTTTTCTCTTTTGCTGCTTCTCCCCCGAAAAAATGACGTGGGTGGCGTTGGGAGATTCAATCACTTACCTCAACGAACACCACAATGAAACGGGCAACCGAATCACCAAAGGCTACATGACGATGGTGACGGAGAAATTGCCTCACATTCAGTATATTAACCAAGGACATAATGGCTGGACGGCCGCGCGTATTGCGGAAAAAATTGAAAGCCTTAACTTGGTCAAGGCTGACGTTTATTCTATCTTCTTGGGTACCAATGATTGGTGGGGTGGGCGACCTGTGGGCACCATGGCCGACTACGAAAACAACACGGGTTTTGGCACACTCTATGGTTCATTTCGGATTATTATCAACAAATTTCGGAGCCTCAATCCCGACGCAAAAATCATTCTGATAACGCCGCTTCAACGCGTGGACTTTGTGTATATCGCCAACTTCAAGAATAATGCTTACGGGTCGTACAAAGACAAAAAAGGGCAATACTTGGAGCAATTTGCGGACGCCATCAAGGCCATTGGGGAGCGGGAGAAGCTACCCGTCGTGGACTTGTACCACGATAAAAAATTAGGACATTCTAAATTGGTGAAGTTTAAGCGACTCAAAGACCCACAAACGGGACAATACAGAAACTATTCGTATCCCGATTTTGTGAATATTCCGTTCAACCCCGAAACAGATGAGTACCCTTACCCCGTCGAATCCATCGCCATGACTTACGACGGCCTACATCCCTCTGATGCTGGTTATGAGGTGATTACGAAAAAAGTGGTGAAGATTTTGAAGAAATTGTAG
- a CDS encoding sodium:solute symporter, which yields MSPYVALTILIVYFAVLIAVSIYTSKGADTNTFFTANKQSPWYLVAFAMIGTSLSGVTFISVPGAVGKIQFSYFQVVLGYILGYLFIGSVLMPLYYRLNLVSIYTYLEQRFGFWAYKTGSAFFLLSRTLGSAVRLYVAAQVLQLAMYNGLGIPFEVSVLITIALIWVYTFKGGVKTIIITDTLQTTFLVTAVALTIYLISKELNFSFGGMVSAVADSEYSRIFFFDDPKDNKYFWKQFLSGAFIAITMTGMDQDLMQKNLTCKNIGEAQKNMFWFTITLTFVNLMFMSLGVLLYFYAQAKNITLPERTDEIYSMLALNHFGLNEGTAGVVVAITFLIGITAATYASSDSALTALTTSFCIDFMNVTNKPEKERARIKHWVHIGFSLLFYVVIVLFNQLNSKEVITAIFDIAGYTYGPLLGLFAFGLYTKRSVKDRLTPIVCVLGPIITYVLNQNSEAWFDGYKIGFERLMLNGAIVFLGMLLISKPKES from the coding sequence ATGAGTCCATATGTAGCTCTCACCATTCTCATTGTGTATTTTGCGGTACTGATTGCCGTGTCTATTTATACCTCTAAAGGGGCAGACACCAATACTTTTTTTACGGCCAATAAGCAGTCTCCCTGGTACTTAGTAGCATTTGCCATGATAGGCACGTCTTTGTCGGGCGTTACTTTTATCTCCGTCCCTGGTGCGGTTGGAAAAATTCAATTTTCCTACTTTCAGGTTGTATTGGGCTATATTTTGGGATACTTGTTTATAGGTAGTGTGCTCATGCCGCTTTATTATCGCCTAAACTTGGTTTCTATTTATACCTACCTCGAACAGCGTTTTGGTTTTTGGGCCTACAAAACAGGGTCGGCTTTTTTCCTGCTTTCGCGCACACTCGGCTCGGCAGTTCGGCTGTACGTAGCGGCTCAAGTTCTTCAATTGGCCATGTACAACGGCCTTGGGATTCCCTTTGAAGTGTCGGTTTTGATTACGATTGCACTTATTTGGGTCTATACTTTTAAGGGTGGCGTAAAAACTATTATTATCACCGATACGCTCCAAACGACTTTTCTGGTTACGGCGGTTGCGCTTACCATTTATTTAATTTCTAAAGAGTTAAACTTTTCGTTTGGAGGGATGGTTTCAGCCGTGGCCGATAGCGAATATTCGCGTATTTTCTTCTTCGACGATCCAAAAGATAACAAATATTTCTGGAAACAATTTTTGTCGGGGGCGTTTATCGCCATTACCATGACGGGTATGGATCAAGATTTGATGCAGAAGAATTTGACCTGTAAAAACATCGGCGAAGCCCAGAAAAACATGTTTTGGTTTACCATTACATTGACCTTCGTCAACTTGATGTTTATGAGCCTTGGGGTGTTGTTGTATTTTTATGCCCAGGCCAAAAACATTACGTTACCAGAACGTACGGATGAAATTTACTCGATGTTGGCCCTGAATCATTTTGGACTCAACGAAGGAACCGCGGGGGTGGTCGTAGCAATTACGTTTTTGATTGGGATTACGGCTGCTACCTATGCAAGCTCGGATTCGGCACTTACGGCCCTGACAACGTCTTTTTGCATTGATTTTATGAACGTAACTAACAAACCCGAAAAAGAACGTGCGCGCATCAAGCACTGGGTTCACATTGGGTTTTCGTTGTTGTTTTATGTGGTGATTGTACTTTTCAACCAACTCAATAGCAAAGAAGTAATTACGGCTATTTTTGACATTGCTGGCTATACCTATGGGCCGTTGCTGGGCTTATTTGCGTTTGGGCTATATACCAAACGTTCGGTAAAAGACCGCCTGACGCCCATTGTGTGCGTTTTGGGCCCGATAATTACTTACGTGCTCAATCAAAATTCGGAAGCATGGTTTGATGGGTACAAAATTGGTTTTGAACGGCTTATGCTGAATGGCGCAATTGTATTTTTAGGTATGCTATTGATTTCAAAACCAAAAGAATCGTAA